The genomic segment AACTTTGCATCACGCGGCAGATTATCACGGCTATTAAAACTGCGACAAGGCAGAAGCATATCCCGCTTAATACGTCGGTGTCATTGGACAAGCCGGTATTTGACGAAGAGTCCGATCGCACATTGCTCGACGTAATAGCCGGGCCAGTATTGGATGATCCGGAAGGCCTCATGATTCACAGGGAAGATTTTGTTCAAATGGAAGATGAAATGAACAAAGTACTAAGTGGTCTTGAGAAGCAAGTACTGGCACTGTACTTAGACGGCCAGTCTTATCAGGAAATTTCCGAGGAGCTAAACAGGCAAGTTAAGTCTGTAGACAATGCGCTTCAGAGGATAAAACGTAAACTCGAGCGGTATATGCAAGTTGATACAGTGCGGTAGACGTCCATTTCCCTTGTATTGACATCATGAATGGTAGATGGTACCCTTTAGCAAGACTATGAGAAGATGTTCAAGAAGTCAGGGGACATAAGGTTGCAGCACTATTTATCAGCTTTTATCTCTGCTCCTAGCGCATTTTAACATGCGTTACCTCGACTCTTTTCGGATTTAGAACATTGAGTCGTAAGGGGTGAGGGAATGTCTAAAAAAATTATTTTAAGTTGCGATACATGCGGATCACGAAACTATTCCGTGCCGGCACGGAAAGATAAGCCAACAGAACGTTTGTCGATTAAAAAGTTTTGCAGGCATTGCAATGCACATACATTGCATAGGCAAACGGCATGAAGCGGTTAGTTAGGAAGCAGGATCATACTTATATTCGGAGGTTTACGGTATAATGAGCAAGTTAACTGGTTTTTTCAAAGACGTTGGCTCGGAAATGAGAAAAGTCAGCTGGCCGAGACGTAAAGAATTAACGCGTTACACAATTGTTGTTCTTTCGACAGTCGTTTTCATGGCAGTCTACTTCGGACTTGTTGACCTTGGCATTTCACGAGTGTTGGAATGGTACATTGCGTTATAATAAAAGCACTATAAATATTCCCCTTGAAAAATATCCCGTCTGACAGTATGAACGGGATTTTTCAATTGCCTAAACTCCAGCGTCTCTTTAATCCAGGCGCTTGCGTTTTTATTTAATTGTAGGGAAAAAGGAGGGACGGACGTTTAGTCCTCGTCACTATGGATATGGAAAAAAAATGGTACGTCGTTCATACGTACTCCGGTTATGAGAATAAGGTGAAAGCCAATCTGGAAAAACGTGTTGAAACGATGGGTATGTCTGACAAGATATTCCGAGTTGTCATCCCGGAAGAAGAAGAAACGGATTTCAAAGATGGTAAAAAACGCACGGTCCTGAAAAAGACGTTCCCAGGTTATGTTCTTGTGGAAATTATTATGACGGACGATTCCTGGTATGTTGTACGTAACACACCGGGCGTGACGGGTTTCATCGGTTCGTCAGGCGGCGGCGCAAAACCGACACCGCTACTTCCTGAAGAAGTCGAATTCATCCTCAAACAAATGGGTGTTAAAGAGCGTAAAGTTGAAATTGACTTCGCGCTTGGCGAAATGGTTGAAGTACTTGAAGGACCATTTGCGAACTTCCAAGGTAAAGTGGAAGAAATTGATGAAGATAAAGGTAAAGTGAAAGTATCTGTCGATATGTTCGGCCGAGAGACAAATATGGAACTCGACTTCGAACAAGTACAAAAAATATAAACGTTTACCACTTGCATATATCGTGAAATAGTGGTATCATTTCAAAGGTCAGACTGTAAACAAATGGTCTGGACGAACTATCAAATTCTACCGACGTAAGTCGGCAGGCACATATGAGTGGGAGGGGCAACCCTATTACCACATCACGGACTTAAGG from the Sporosarcina psychrophila genome contains:
- the sigH gene encoding RNA polymerase sporulation sigma factor SigH yields the protein MEKTYVEGSISDFTGLSDGEIIAVIHEGNTDALNFLIRKYQSFVRLKARSYFLIGGDREDIIQEGMIGLYKAIRDFKEDRLSSFKAFAELCITRQIITAIKTATRQKHIPLNTSVSLDKPVFDEESDRTLLDVIAGPVLDDPEGLMIHREDFVQMEDEMNKVLSGLEKQVLALYLDGQSYQEISEELNRQVKSVDNALQRIKRKLERYMQVDTVR
- the rpmG gene encoding 50S ribosomal protein L33, whose product is MSKKIILSCDTCGSRNYSVPARKDKPTERLSIKKFCRHCNAHTLHRQTA
- the secE gene encoding preprotein translocase subunit SecE, with the translated sequence MSKLTGFFKDVGSEMRKVSWPRRKELTRYTIVVLSTVVFMAVYFGLVDLGISRVLEWYIAL
- the nusG gene encoding transcription termination/antitermination protein NusG codes for the protein MEKKWYVVHTYSGYENKVKANLEKRVETMGMSDKIFRVVIPEEEETDFKDGKKRTVLKKTFPGYVLVEIIMTDDSWYVVRNTPGVTGFIGSSGGGAKPTPLLPEEVEFILKQMGVKERKVEIDFALGEMVEVLEGPFANFQGKVEEIDEDKGKVKVSVDMFGRETNMELDFEQVQKI